The DNA window ATCAATTTTTACTAATTTACTTAATTTTTATTCATGAAGCTAATCATTTTGAtgattgtatttttaaaagaaaattatatCAATTTTTACTTGAAAGAAGTGCTATCAATTAAAAGTGAAGAACAAACATCCCCACTTACCGGCCCAAAACCAAAGAGAGAGAACATTTGGTCAAAAGCTCTTTCCATTACTTCAGTACTCATGGGAATGATGGTAGAGGTTTCTTTGTGCAAGAAAACAAAGaccatatcaaaattttattccACAACTACAAGACAAACCAGTAGCTAGATCTCATTTGGAATATGTTTATATACAAGATTCTtgcatcaaaataaaccaaCTCCTCAACTTTAGTTTGCAACAAGTTAAACCCTGCTATTCGCGGGCAGTGGCAAGACTCCATCGAAGAAATCCCCGAAATAACCCCGAGGCTCGTGTACCAGCTTCGAGATTATGTCCCTCAGTGTTATGACACCCTCCAGGTTCCCACCTCCATCCACCACATATATTCGGTGGATCTTCATTGAGTCGAGCTTCGTTATGACTTCTTTTAAAGTATCGCCTCTCCGGCATGTTACCATGCCACCCAACATTGGAGACTCCTTCTCATGCTCCTCCTCTAGATAGCTTCTAACTGTCGTCAAGAAGTTCTTTGCAGTGATGGATCTGTACGAGTACGAAAATACTCCCAATGAGCATGGACAAAACATAATAATTTTTCAATTCGTACTCGAAATTATCAAGCCTGAACATAATCcgaaaataaaacatattcaTCGCTTTTTCACAGATATGTTTTCTTTAATGAACTCGAACTGAAAACACGGAGAAAAGAGATTAGTCACAGAGAGAGACCTGTATTCCCTGTAAATTTGTGGTGCAATGAGAAGGAATTGGATATCCCTGATGCTTATATTACCGATTGCCTTACTTCCTCCATTTTCAACCACTGGCACCCCTCCAACTCCCTTCTGCCTCATCAATTTAAACGCCTGCAGCACAGGCTCGTCTTCGTTTACCTGATCATGGAAGACGAAACACACAGAATCAGGAGTAAATTCTGAGACTATGAGCGCAAGTTTTGGCATAAAAAACTTAAAACTAGCCCATATTGAGTCCATTTAAGGTAAATGTCTTTCGCCTAGCACCTTGACGATTTGTCTAGGTTTCATAAGGGGAAGACCCAGTTCAAACAGTTTCTTCGAACCCCAGCTCTCAAACCAATGAAGTCCAGCGCATTCTTTAAGCATGTGAATAACAGCACTCTGAGTGATGACATTATCAACCTTTGCTTCTCCTAAATCAACCACAGGAATACTTTTCATTCTGTACTTTGATAGCAATAAGAGCATCGTCAAAAAGGAGTTTGCTTTCTGCAGCGCTAGAAATGGAGCCCAACGAAAAGATCCAGAAATATCGCCAACCTGCAGTTTATGCATCCATTAGGCACATGGAGTTAGGCCATAAGTTGAACTTTGAAGAGAGCACAAGCTCAAAAGACCAATGTTAGGTTATAAGACCAAGAAAAGAGGGTAAACCTAAAcatttagcctataaagtaggACAGGTACTACAATTTCTTATGCTGCCAACATGAGATCATTACAAGTGGTGAG is part of the Primulina eburnea isolate SZY01 chromosome 1, ASM2296580v1, whole genome shotgun sequence genome and encodes:
- the LOC140837738 gene encoding SNF1-related protein kinase regulatory subunit gamma-1-like, yielding MVMEESETPRSPEAKVGMQVEDLWDIQEQQLTPTEKLNACFESIPVSAFPPAPSSQVIEINSDTNLAEAVKLLARHKLLSAPVVDVKAPEDATWIDRYIGIVEFAGIVVWILHQSERMEGSNTAFDLATGDTEDVTTASAVAVAANGMSSPRFKSIHPDSPTATCGKFFETLTSSDFYKNTKVGDISGSFRWAPFLALQKANSFLTMLLLLSKYRMKSIPVVDLGEAKVDNVITQSAVIHMLKECAGLHWFESWGSKKLFELGLPLMKPRQIVKVNEDEPVLQAFKLMRQKGVGGVPVVENGGSKAIGNISIRDIQFLLIAPQIYREYRSITAKNFLTTVRSYLEEEHEKESPMLGGMVTCRRGDTLKEVITKLDSMKIHRIYVVDGGGNLEGVITLRDIISKLVHEPRGYFGDFFDGVLPLPANSRV